From the Danaus plexippus chromosome 5, MEX_DaPlex, whole genome shotgun sequence genome, one window contains:
- the LOC133320792 gene encoding nuclear receptor ROR-alpha A-like, which yields MVVGGYRYSLHYSRNNRERWMCSRRSYYGWPITSCPICGDAVNGIHYGIFTCESCKSFFRRTLQTNKQAGYVCRYKRRKRPCDMTVQTRSFCRFCRFNRCLEAGMQPDFVVPRYSWSRAGNAIIILGDYRFKKRSKHINQKQETHWVCNKCDKGCKAKLTTLNDAIIKMYNVHKHDGSRKLK from the exons ATGGTTGTCGGTGGCTATAGATACTCGCTGCATTACTCCAGGAATAATAGAGAGAGGTGGATGTGCAGCAGACGGAGTTACTACGGCT gGCCGATAACATCTTGTCCGATCTGCGGCGATGCGGTGAATGGGATACATTACGGTATATTCACGTGTGAGTCGTGTAAATCTTTCTTCAGGCGTACCTTACAGACGAACAAGCAAGCGGGTTACGTGTGCAGATATAAGAGACGGAAGCGACCTTGTGATATGACCGTACAAACCAGATCTTTCTGCAGATTCTGCAGGTTCAATAGATGCTTGGAAGCCGGGATGCAACCCG ATTTCGTGGTACCGAGGTACAGCTGGTCGCGAGCCGGTAATGCTATCATCATTCTGGGAGACTACAGGTTCAAAAAGCGATCCAAGCACATCAATCAGAAACAGGAGACGCATTGGGTGTGTAACAAATGTGATAAGGGATGTAAAGCGAAGCTGACAACTCTCAATGACGCCATCATCAAGATGTACAACGTCCACAAACATGATGGTTCCAGAAAGTTAAAGTGA